The region GAAGCTGAACCGGCCCACCCGCACGTCCAGGCCGCGCTCCCGCGCCTGCCGCTCGGTGAGGCCCATGCTGGCCACCTGGGGGATGGAATAGGTCGGGCGCGGCACCGCGTCGTAGTTCACCCCCCGCTCGCGCTGCCCGGCGATGGTCTCCACGGCGGCGATGGCCTCGTCGCTGGCCACGTGGGCCAGCCGGTACGGGCGCAGGCCCGTGAGCACGTCGCCGATGGCGAACACCGTGCCCGCGGTGGTGCGGAACTGCTCGTCCACCCGGACGGCGCCCTTCTCCAGCTCCACCCCGGCCTCGGCGGCGGCCAGCCCGTCGGTGACCGGCCCCCGCCCCACTGCCACCAGCAGGTAGTCGGCGTCCAGGGTGGACGTCTCCTCTCCCCGGACGACCTCCAGCCGCACCCGGCCTCCCTCCGCCGTGGCCGCCCGCGCGGTGGCCCGGGTGAGAACGGTGATCCCCCGCCGGACAAAAGAGCGCTCCAGCGCCTGGCCGATCTCTTCATCCTCCAGCGGCACCAGGGTGGGCAGCAGCTCAATGATGGTCACCTGGCTGCCCAGGGCCCGGAACAGGCTGGCGAACTCCACCCCCACCGGGCCCGCCCCCAGGATGGCGATGGAGCGGGGGACCTCCTGCAGGTGGAGGGCGTCGGTGCTGTCGATGATCCGGCCGTGGTCGATGGTCACCCCGGGGATGCTGCGGGGGGCTGAGCCGGTCGCGATCAGCACGTGCCGCGCGGACAGCTCGGTCTCCGACCCGTCGGACAGGGCCACCCCCACCCGGGTGGCGCTGAGGAACCGCCCCTCGCCGGCGAAGACGTCGATCCTGTGCTTGCGCATCAGGTACTGCACGCCCTTGTGGAGCTGGTCTACCACCCGCGCCTTGCGCCGGTGCACGGCCGCCAGGTCCACGCCCACCCCGTCCACCGTCAGCCCCAGGTCGCGGGGGTCGCGCAGGTGGTCCAGCAGCTCGGCGGTG is a window of Armatimonadota bacterium DNA encoding:
- the lpdA gene encoding dihydrolipoyl dehydrogenase — translated: MAEPYDLVIIGGGPGGYVGAIRAAQLGLRTALVERDKLGGTCLHVGCIPTKAMLHTAELLDHLRDPRDLGLTVDGVGVDLAAVHRRKARVVDQLHKGVQYLMRKHRIDVFAGEGRFLSATRVGVALSDGSETELSARHVLIATGSAPRSIPGVTIDHGRIIDSTDALHLQEVPRSIAILGAGPVGVEFASLFRALGSQVTIIELLPTLVPLEDEEIGQALERSFVRRGITVLTRATARAATAEGGRVRLEVVRGEETSTLDADYLLVAVGRGPVTDGLAAAEAGVELEKGAVRVDEQFRTTAGTVFAIGDVLTGLRPYRLAHVASDEAIAAVETIAGQRERGVNYDAVPRPTYSIPQVASMGLTERQARERGLDVRVGRFSFQASSKATIEGAREGFVKVVADARVGEILGIHMMGPAVTELLAAGVVARSLEATVTELAEAVYSHPTLGEALKEAALDALGRVLHA